The following are encoded together in the Pseudodesulfovibrio indicus genome:
- the betB gene encoding betaine-aldehyde dehydrogenase, with amino-acid sequence MLLGNHYIDGQWRGSTHGGRREIHNPFDGSVIAVVAEGGREDAEAAIGAARHAFDQGGWPQTPAVERARLLFRLADLIERDSEELARLESLDTGKTVEESRWDMSDIMGIFRYFAGLADKDGGETIASPNPNSTSRVVREPVGVCGQISPWNYPLLQASWKMAPALAAGCCIVMKPSEITPLTTLKVTELAEEAGFPPGVVNTVLGSGPEVGAPLSESDDVDLISFTGGIETGKAIMRSAAGNVKKVALELGGKNPNIIFDDADLDLAVDHALNGVFFHAGQICSAGARILVQDKLHDRFVAALKARMERIVVGNGFDEKTQMGPLISAAHRAKVEEYVAIAVAEGANLVLGGKRPDDPALADGYFYLPTLFTDCGNHMRIVREEVFGPVITVERFTDEAEAVWRANDTIYGLSAGFWTRDPDRMERVSAALRFGTVWVNDFNVYFVQAPWGGYKQSGLGRELGKIGLEEYTEVKHIYRNHATEPLNWFGA; translated from the coding sequence ATGTTGCTGGGCAACCATTACATCGACGGGCAGTGGCGCGGCAGCACGCACGGCGGCAGGCGCGAGATTCACAATCCCTTTGACGGCTCGGTCATCGCCGTGGTCGCCGAGGGCGGGCGCGAGGACGCCGAGGCCGCCATCGGCGCGGCCCGGCACGCCTTCGACCAGGGCGGCTGGCCGCAGACCCCCGCCGTGGAGCGCGCCCGGCTGCTGTTCCGGCTGGCGGACCTCATCGAGCGCGACTCCGAGGAGCTTGCGCGGCTGGAGAGCCTCGACACGGGCAAGACCGTGGAGGAGAGCCGCTGGGACATGAGCGACATCATGGGCATCTTCCGGTACTTCGCCGGGCTGGCGGACAAGGACGGCGGCGAGACCATCGCCTCGCCCAACCCGAACTCCACCAGCCGCGTGGTGCGCGAGCCGGTGGGCGTGTGCGGGCAGATTTCCCCCTGGAACTACCCGCTGCTCCAGGCGTCCTGGAAGATGGCCCCGGCCCTGGCCGCCGGTTGCTGCATCGTCATGAAGCCGAGCGAGATCACCCCGCTGACCACCCTCAAGGTCACGGAGCTGGCCGAGGAGGCCGGGTTCCCGCCCGGTGTGGTCAATACCGTGCTCGGTTCCGGCCCGGAAGTGGGCGCGCCCCTGTCCGAGAGCGACGACGTGGACCTGATCTCCTTCACCGGCGGCATCGAGACCGGCAAGGCGATCATGCGCTCGGCAGCCGGGAACGTGAAGAAGGTCGCCCTGGAACTGGGCGGCAAGAACCCGAACATCATCTTCGACGACGCGGACCTGGACCTGGCCGTGGACCACGCCCTGAACGGCGTCTTCTTCCACGCCGGGCAGATCTGTTCCGCCGGGGCCAGAATCCTGGTCCAGGACAAGCTCCACGACCGGTTCGTGGCTGCGCTCAAGGCGCGCATGGAGCGCATCGTGGTCGGCAACGGATTCGACGAGAAGACCCAGATGGGACCGCTCATTTCCGCCGCCCACCGGGCCAAGGTCGAGGAGTACGTGGCCATCGCGGTCGCCGAGGGCGCGAACCTGGTCCTGGGCGGCAAGCGGCCCGACGACCCGGCCCTCGCCGACGGCTACTTCTACCTGCCCACGCTGTTCACCGACTGCGGCAACCACATGCGCATCGTGCGCGAGGAGGTCTTCGGCCCGGTGATCACCGTGGAGCGGTTCACGGACGAGGCCGAGGCGGTCTGGCGGGCCAACGACACCATCTACGGGCTGTCCGCCGGGTTCTGGACCCGCGACCCGGACCGCATGGAGCGGGTTTCCGCCGCGCTGCGGTTCGGCACGGTCTGGGTCAACGATTTCAACGTCTATTTCGTCCAGGCCCCCTGGGGCGGCTACAAGCAGTCCGGCCTGGGGCGCGAACTGGGGAAGATCGGCCTCGAAGAGTACACCGAGGTCAAGCACATATACCGCAACCACGCCACCGAGCCGCTCAACTGGTTCGGGGCGTAG
- the betA gene encoding choline dehydrogenase, with product MKQYDYIIVGGGSAGSVLANRLSANPKNKVLVLEAGLPDFKLDFRIHMPAALTYPLAGKTYNWWYESDPEPHMNNRRIYQPRGKVLGGSSCINGMIYIRGNAMDYEKWAEEDGLDEWSYAHCLPYFKRFECRTAGADEYQGAVGPLYLTEPECDNPLFDAFFGAVQQAGYPVTKDVNGYQQEGFGKFDRNTHRGRRWNAARAYVHPVKNRRNLTVKCLATATRILFEGKRAVGVEYARGRRLHKAYGGEVISCGGAINSPQLLQLSGVGNGAELSALGVNVVHDLPGVGENLQDHLELYVQYACKKPVSMFPCLKWYRQPWIGMKWLFGQTGEAATNHFEAGGFIRSNDQVEYPNLQYHFLPIAIRYDGSAPNEGHGYQVHVGPMNTDVRGHVKIKSDDPAEHPSILFNYLSTDQERREWVEAIRKTREIMTQPAFDEFRGKELAPGAQAQTDEEILDFVAREGESAYHPSCTCAMGTHDMAVTDPELRVRGVEGLRVVDASVMPYVTNGNIYAPTMMIAEKAADIILGNTPLPPEHAPFYKHERREA from the coding sequence ATGAAGCAATACGATTACATAATTGTAGGCGGCGGTTCCGCCGGTTCCGTCCTGGCCAACCGCCTTTCCGCGAACCCCAAAAACAAGGTCCTGGTCCTGGAGGCGGGGCTTCCCGACTTCAAGCTCGACTTCCGCATCCACATGCCCGCCGCGCTGACCTATCCGCTGGCCGGGAAGACCTACAACTGGTGGTACGAGTCCGACCCCGAGCCGCACATGAACAACCGCCGCATCTACCAGCCGCGCGGCAAGGTCCTGGGCGGGTCCAGCTGCATCAACGGCATGATCTACATTCGCGGCAACGCCATGGACTACGAGAAGTGGGCCGAAGAGGACGGCCTTGACGAGTGGTCCTATGCGCACTGCCTGCCCTATTTCAAGCGGTTCGAATGCCGGACCGCGGGCGCGGACGAGTACCAGGGCGCGGTCGGCCCCCTGTACCTGACCGAGCCGGAATGCGACAATCCGCTCTTCGACGCCTTCTTCGGCGCGGTCCAGCAGGCGGGCTATCCCGTGACCAAGGACGTCAACGGCTATCAGCAGGAAGGGTTCGGCAAATTCGACCGCAACACCCACCGGGGCCGCCGCTGGAACGCGGCGCGGGCCTATGTCCACCCGGTCAAGAACCGCCGCAACCTGACGGTCAAGTGTTTGGCCACGGCCACCCGCATTCTCTTCGAAGGCAAGCGCGCCGTGGGTGTGGAATACGCCCGTGGCCGACGCCTGCACAAGGCCTACGGCGGCGAGGTCATCTCCTGCGGCGGGGCGATCAATTCCCCGCAGCTGCTCCAGCTTTCGGGCGTGGGCAACGGCGCGGAGCTGAGCGCGCTCGGCGTCAACGTGGTCCACGACCTGCCCGGCGTGGGCGAGAACCTCCAGGATCACCTGGAGCTCTATGTCCAGTACGCCTGCAAGAAGCCGGTCTCCATGTTCCCGTGCCTGAAGTGGTACCGGCAGCCGTGGATCGGCATGAAGTGGCTCTTCGGCCAGACCGGCGAGGCGGCCACCAACCATTTCGAGGCCGGCGGCTTCATCCGGAGCAACGACCAGGTGGAGTACCCCAACCTCCAGTACCATTTCCTGCCCATCGCCATCCGCTACGACGGCTCGGCCCCCAACGAGGGCCACGGCTACCAGGTCCACGTCGGCCCCATGAACACCGATGTGCGCGGGCATGTGAAGATCAAGTCCGACGATCCCGCCGAGCACCCGTCCATCCTGTTCAACTACCTGTCCACGGACCAGGAGCGCAGGGAGTGGGTGGAGGCCATCCGCAAGACCCGCGAGATCATGACCCAGCCCGCCTTCGACGAGTTCCGGGGCAAGGAGCTGGCGCCGGGCGCACAGGCGCAGACCGACGAGGAGATCCTCGATTTCGTGGCCCGCGAGGGCGAGTCCGCCTACCACCCGAGCTGCACCTGCGCCATGGGCACCCACGACATGGCGGTCACCGACCCCGAGCTGCGCGTGCGCGGCGTGGAAGGGCTGCGCGTGGTGGACGCCTCGGTCATGCCCTACGTGACCAACGGCAACATCTACGCCCCGACCATGATGATCGCGGAAAAGGCCGCGGACATCATCCTCGGCAACACGCCGCTGCCCCCCGAGCACGCGCCGTTCTACAAGCACGAGCGGAGGGAGGCGTAG
- a CDS encoding FadR/GntR family transcriptional regulator: protein MSETAKVHHLFLPVRAGRASEEVALQIEAAIVDGRLTPGERLPSEREMQTRFGTGRGVVREAIKILQQKGLLGVKKGAKGGAYVRQLDVGNVSESLALFLKQHPVEPEKLIEFRETLDRAITQMAMAHGQPAEKEALVREASRLESMLDAPDPDFEATSELDRKLNLDLARMARNPLFEWVMHALQMGFSSHDYALYRDPDYRRRAAANWSDTAKAIAGGDVMRALAYIGHHYVLLRQCVEERGVPTNGLGAEFLQEDNQQPKERKAE, encoded by the coding sequence ATGAGCGAGACAGCCAAGGTTCATCATCTGTTTTTGCCGGTGCGGGCGGGCCGCGCCAGCGAAGAGGTCGCGTTGCAGATCGAGGCCGCCATCGTGGACGGCAGGCTGACCCCGGGCGAGCGGCTGCCGAGCGAGCGGGAGATGCAGACCCGGTTCGGCACCGGACGCGGCGTGGTGCGCGAGGCGATCAAGATATTGCAGCAGAAGGGACTGCTCGGTGTGAAGAAGGGGGCCAAGGGCGGGGCGTACGTCCGGCAGCTCGACGTGGGCAACGTGTCCGAGTCGCTGGCCCTGTTCCTGAAGCAGCACCCGGTGGAGCCGGAGAAGCTCATCGAATTCCGCGAGACCCTGGACCGGGCCATAACCCAGATGGCCATGGCCCACGGTCAACCGGCGGAAAAGGAGGCCCTGGTCCGGGAGGCGTCCCGGCTGGAATCCATGCTCGACGCGCCCGATCCCGATTTCGAGGCCACCAGCGAGCTGGACCGGAAATTGAACCTCGACCTGGCCCGCATGGCCCGCAACCCGTTGTTCGAATGGGTCATGCACGCGCTCCAGATGGGATTCAGCTCCCACGACTACGCCCTGTACCGGGACCCCGACTACCGGAGGAGGGCGGCGGCCAACTGGAGCGACACGGCCAAGGCCATCGCCGGGGGCGACGTCATGCGCGCCCTGGCCTACATCGGACACCACTACGTGCTGCTGCGGCAGTGCGTGGAGGAGCGCGGCGTGCCGACCAACGGGCTGGGCGCCGAGTTCCTGCAGGAAGACAATCAACAGCCAAAAGAGAGAAAAGCCGAATGA
- a CDS encoding YggS family pyridoxal phosphate-dependent enzyme encodes MTNERRRELAERAAAVREALAGAAKEAGRAPEDVTLVAVSKLHPASDVRDLAESGQTEFGENYVQEALAKQEALAGLPVNWHFIGGLQSNKAKYVAGNFTLVHSVDSSKLAQALHKKAASLGLVQDILLQVNIAGEVQKSGVPEKSLPRLAEEVLSLKGVRLVGLMTMPPFFDDPEGARPVFSRLRELRDGLETRLGMRLPHLSMGMTGDFIPAVQEGATLVRIGTRIFGERPPRG; translated from the coding sequence GTGACGAACGAAAGAAGACGGGAACTGGCCGAGCGTGCGGCCGCCGTGAGAGAAGCCCTGGCAGGGGCCGCCAAGGAGGCGGGCCGCGCCCCGGAGGACGTGACCCTGGTGGCGGTGTCCAAACTGCACCCGGCGTCGGACGTCCGCGACCTGGCCGAAAGCGGCCAGACCGAGTTCGGCGAGAACTACGTCCAGGAGGCCCTGGCCAAGCAGGAAGCGCTGGCCGGGCTGCCGGTGAACTGGCATTTCATCGGCGGGTTGCAGTCCAACAAGGCCAAATACGTGGCCGGGAATTTCACCCTGGTGCACAGCGTGGACTCTTCCAAGCTGGCCCAGGCATTGCACAAAAAGGCCGCGAGCCTCGGATTGGTCCAGGACATTCTGCTTCAGGTGAATATTGCGGGCGAGGTACAAAAGTCCGGAGTTCCGGAGAAGAGCCTGCCCCGATTGGCCGAGGAGGTCCTGTCGCTGAAGGGCGTGCGTCTCGTCGGGTTGATGACGATGCCGCCGTTTTTCGACGATCCCGAGGGCGCGAGGCCGGTGTTTTCCCGTCTGCGCGAGCTGCGCGACGGGCTGGAAACGAGGCTGGGCATGCGGTTGCCGCACCTCTCCATGGGCATGACCGGGGACTTCATCCCGGCGGTGCAGGAGGGCGCGACGCTGGTGCGCATAGGAACGCGAATTTTCGGGGAGCGGCCCCCGCGAGGATAG
- a CDS encoding motility protein A, with protein MDLGTIIGIVLSFGLVLSAIMTGSSLIIFVSVPSLLIVVGGTIGAGLVNYPMNYIIGVIGVIKNTFFTSLDSPSEIIERFKDYANRARREGILSLEPLIKEIDDDYMRKGLQLTVDGLEPQTIQEILETEISYLGERHATGADVVGALGTLAPAMGMIGTVIGLVQMLQTMSDPSSIGPAMAVALLTTLYGALIANLILIPMAGKLKARSKEEILLREMIMEGILSISKGENPRIIEEKLNSYLPPKDRIISD; from the coding sequence ATGGATCTCGGAACCATAATCGGCATCGTCCTCTCGTTCGGCCTGGTGTTGTCGGCGATCATGACCGGCTCCAGCCTGATCATCTTCGTGTCCGTGCCCTCCCTGCTGATCGTCGTGGGCGGCACCATCGGCGCCGGACTGGTCAACTACCCCATGAACTACATCATCGGCGTCATCGGGGTCATCAAGAACACCTTCTTCACCAGCCTGGACTCGCCCTCCGAGATCATCGAGCGGTTCAAGGACTACGCCAACCGAGCCCGCCGCGAGGGCATCCTGTCCCTGGAGCCGCTGATCAAGGAGATCGACGACGACTACATGCGCAAGGGGCTCCAGCTGACCGTGGACGGCCTGGAGCCGCAGACCATCCAGGAGATCCTGGAAACCGAGATTTCGTACCTGGGCGAACGCCACGCCACGGGCGCTGACGTGGTCGGGGCGCTGGGCACCCTGGCCCCGGCCATGGGCATGATCGGCACGGTCATCGGCCTGGTGCAGATGCTCCAGACCATGTCCGACCCGTCCTCCATCGGCCCGGCCATGGCCGTGGCCCTGCTGACCACCCTGTACGGCGCGCTCATCGCCAACCTGATCCTCATCCCCATGGCGGGCAAGCTCAAGGCGCGCAGCAAGGAGGAAATCCTGCTGCGCGAGATGATCATGGAGGGCATCCTGTCCATCTCCAAGGGCGAGAACCCGCGCATCATCGAAGAGAAGCTGAACAGCTACCTGCCGCCCAAGGATCGGATCATCTCGGACTAA